From the Pungitius pungitius chromosome 6, fPunPun2.1, whole genome shotgun sequence genome, one window contains:
- the mphosph6 gene encoding M-phase phosphoprotein 6, whose product MTEDNVKLSKNLLRMKFMQRGLDDEMKKQLEEDEKRIISDEHWYLDLPELKAKENFIIEEKSFVPCEGLKFGRISFKGFNPEVERLMLSMNPQEEEEAEEEEEETSRMPADVTDEEMALRYESLVSSMKKKFSTKRQRAQEDQTSTKRVFMKPHD is encoded by the exons ATGACTGAGGACAACGTGAAACTCTCCAAGAACCTTTTACGCATGAAG TTCATGCAAAGGGGTCTGGACGATGAGATgaagaagcagctggaggaagaTGAGAAGAGGATCATCAGTGATGAGCATTGGTACCTCGACCTGCCGGAGCTCAAAGCCAAAGA GAACTTCATCATCGAGGAAAAGAGTTTTGTTCCCTGTGAAGGACTCAAGTTTGGTCGCATCTCCTTCAAAGGGTTTAATCCAGAAGTAGAG AGACTGATGCTGTCAATGAATccacaagaggaagaggaggcggaggaggaggaggaggagacgagccGGATGCCAGCGGACGTCACAGACGAGGAGATGGCGCTCAG GTACGAGAGTCTGGTGAGCAGCATGAAGAAGAAGTTCAGTACGAAGCGACAGAGAGCCCAAGAAGACCAGACCAGCACCAAGAGGGTCTTCATGAAGCCTCACGACTGA